In the Uranotaenia lowii strain MFRU-FL chromosome 1, ASM2978415v1, whole genome shotgun sequence genome, aatatttgtaaaattaacttaaattagaggagcaaatttaaagcattctataaaaatatacatatgggacagctttgcgggtatatttcatatgggacatgcatgacttggtattttttcacgtatgttgagaacaaagttatgaaagttttcagtctaaattgaagaactaactgtatttgaactatttttgagataaacagaaaaataacgtaaatgcatatgggacagtcttgcgaatagcgaCAGTGCATTACATATTAATAATGTGAACGACGGGATTGGCATCCCGTTGCAAAATGCCCCTCGTCGTTACACAAGTAACAATATTGTCCCGCTGCCGGACAAACACGGCCATCATGCTTCCTGTCGCAACATGTACAGCGGGTTCGGCGACCAGTAGCCCTGGTACTTCGCTTAGGAGAGTGCGTCATGGGATTTTCCATTAGCACCCTCTTAGCGTTTTCCAGGGCATCCTGGTACGCCTCGATCCTGCTTACGACCGAGTTGCTCCTTTGAGGATTATATTCCCTCGGGGATCTAACGTGGAATGCTCGTGCGGCTGCCTTTTTTCGTCCTCTCGTCTggaaacatttaaaacatttgttaAAATAGTTAGAATCTAAAATTAGCTATTTTTGTTACCTTAACTCGTTGACGCGCTGCTAGGGCA is a window encoding:
- the LOC129738353 gene encoding eukaryotic translation initiation factor 3 subunit F-like — its product is MLISAPVVASPTDPVAALVAAATSAPSAVAAAPVTAPVAAPVAAAPSALAPVAAPVSAALAARQRVKTRGRKKAAARAFHVRSPREYNPQRSNSVVSRIEAYQDALENAKRVLMENPMTHSPKRSTRATGRRTRCTCCDRKHDGRVCPAAGQYCYLCNDEGHFATGCQSRRSHY